One genomic region from Pseudochaenichthys georgianus chromosome 15, fPseGeo1.2, whole genome shotgun sequence encodes:
- the myoz1a gene encoding myozenin-1a: MPLGKPAPPNKRKNLAKIITDLTHITQDEYESDPEAELDLGTKIRSPKDIMLEELSLQNNKGSKMFRMRQKRVDRFIYENNPDIFSSEAMDDLQKFVPSLGGQMRGDIINVGGHFVSKQVGLNFVGMHGKGGAPVPPPKPGSKGAGAGAGTGAGAGAGDGAGAGGQGGGDHGKEGGEGDSVWSPLKGGGSDDASKTMRILKSYVSPWEKAMKGDEILVATMKGGMAGPCDPKDLRKYKSFNRSAMPFGGFDKANQFLKFQMPEAEAKEEPEPAMVYQHEIGCRPSFNRTPIGWVGNGEPGSIHMETDAVPFDGETEEL; encoded by the exons ATGCCTCTGGGAAAACCTGCCCCGCCGAACAAGCGGAAAAATCTCGCCAAGATCATAACCGACCTAACACATATCACTCAGGATG AGTATGAGTCAGATCCAGAGGCCGAGCTGGACCTGGGAACAAAGATCAGGTCTCCCAAAGACATCATGCTGGAGGAGCTTTCCCTGCAGAACAACAAAGGTTCCAAGATGTTCAGGATGAGGCAGAAGAGAGTGGATAGGTTCATCTACGAGAACAACCCTGACATCTTCAGCAGTGAGGCTATG GACGACCTCCAGAAGTTTGTTCCCTCTCTGGGAGGTCAGATGAGAGGTGACATCATAAATGTTGGTGGACATTTTGTAAGCAAACAGGTTGGACTGAATTTTGTAGGGATGCACGGCAAAGGAGGAGCTCCAGTGCCTCCTCCCAAGCCTGGAAGCAAAGGTGCAGGAGCAGGTGCAGGAACAGGTGCAGGAGCAGGAGCAGGAGACGGAGCAGGGGCAGGTGGACAGGGTGGGGGCGACCATGGGAAAGAAGGTGGAGAAGGAGACAGTGTGTGGTCTCCACTTAAAG GAGGTGGAAGTGATGATGCATCTAAGACGATGCGTATTTTGAAGTCGTACGTGTCGCCATGGGAGAAGGCCATGAAGGGGGATGAAATTCTGGTAGCGACTATGAAAGGGGGAATGGCTGGTCCTTGTGATCCAAAGGATTTGCGCAAGTACAAAAGCTTCAACAG GTCTGCCATGCCGTTTGGCGGTTTCGACAAGGCCAATCAGTTCTTGAAATTCCAGATGCCAGAAGCTGAGGCCAAAGAGGAGCCTGAACCCGCGATGGTGTACCAGCATGAAATCGGCTGCCGGCCTTCCTTCAACCGCACTCCTATCGGCTGGGTGGGCAACGGTGAGCCGGGCAGCATTCATATGGAGACAGATGCCGTGCCCTTCGATGGAGAGACCGAAGAGCTGTGA